A single Ziziphus jujuba cultivar Dongzao chromosome 11, ASM3175591v1 DNA region contains:
- the LOC107433029 gene encoding pentatricopeptide repeat-containing protein At2g20710, mitochondrial-like isoform X2, translated as MKNFFGNHFRSQKNLFIGVSFYSTNTNGEISHRNSWNGPMGVLYRQISPIGDPKLSVVPVLDKWVQDGQNVNKSHLVSVIKELRYFGRYKHALELTYGDVAIRLDLIAKVHGVEQAENYFNNVPRQLKSLQIYNALLNCYAHEELVEKAEALMQQMKDMGLARSILAYNALLNLYLKTGSYEKMGNLLHEMEEKGISNDKCTYAIQIGAYAANSDMEGIDKILSRMETDPQVMDWNTYSTAANGCIKAGLVDKALLMLKKSEELILTSRRKSEGFQHILTQYAAIGKKDEVLRLWELYGKQCKVYNRGYISMITSLLKFDDIESAEKIFKEWESQDLNYDNRIPNPLISACCSIGLFEKAESLLKRVIEKGGKPNSRTWHYLATGYFKHNQMQKAAEAIKEEISVAESFSKLSKDCLAACLEYLKGKGDLEGAEEIITLLRDKCFLSVDIQDRLLNYIKDGESNSQLPIEILADALDRDEETS; from the exons ATGAAGAATTTCTTCGGAAACCATTTTCGTTCCCAAAAGAACTTGTTCATCGGCGTTTCATTTTACTCAACAAATACAAATGGTGAGATTTCACATAGAAATTCCTGGAATGGCCCGATGGGCGTTCTCTACCGTCAGATTTCCCCGATCGGAGATCCTAAGCTCTCCGTCGTTCCGGTTCTCGATAAGTGGGTCCAGGATGGACAAAATGTTAACAAAAGTCATCTAGTGTCAGTGATCAAGGAGCTCAGGTACTTTGGACGATATAAGCACGCTCTTGAG CTTACATATGGTGATGTTGCCATTCGGCTGGACCTGATCGCCAAAGTTCATGGGGTAGAGCAAGCTGAGAATTATTTTAACAACGTTCCAAGACAATTGAAATCCCTTCAGATTTACAACGCTCTCCTCAATTGTTATGCTCATGAAGAACTAGTGGAGAAAGCAGAGGCCCTTATGCAGCAGATGAAGGATATGGGGTTAGCAAGATCAATACTGGCTTATAACGCTTTGCTTAATCTGTATTTAAAAACTGGAAGTTATGAAAAAATGGGCAATCTCTTGCATGAGATGGAGGAGAAGGGCATTAGCAATGACAAATGTACGTATGCCATTCAGATCGGTGCATATGCAGCCAATTCTGATATGGAGGGAATTGACAAAATTCTGTCAAGGATGGAAACTGATCCCCAAGTTATGGATTGGAATACTTATTCAACTGCAGCAAATGGATGTATAAAAGCTGGGCTTGTGGATAAAGCTTTGTTAATGTTAAAGAAATCGGAGGAACTGATATTAACTTCTAGGAGAAAGTCTGAAGGCTTTCAACACATTCTTACACAATACGCTGCAATAGGGAAGAAGGATGAGGTGTTAAGATTATGGGAACTTTACGGTAAGCAGTGTAAGGTATATAATCGAGGTTATATAAGCATGATAACCTCTCTACTGAAGTTTGATGACATTGAAAGTGCTGAGAAAATCTTTAAGGAGTGGGAATCCCAGGATTTAAACTATGATAACCGCATCCCAAACCCTTTGATTAGTGCTTGTTGCAGTATAGGTCTTTTTGAAAAGGCTGAAAGCCTTTTAAAACGGGTAATAGAAAAGGGGGGAAAACCGAATTCAAGGACATGGCACTATTTGGCAACAGGGTATTTTAAACATAATCAAATGCAGAAGGCCGCTGAAGctataaaagaagaaatttctgTTGCCGAGTCATTCTCGAAGCTTAGTAAGGATTGTTTGGCTGCTTGTCTGGAATACTTGaaaggaaaaggagatttggAGGGAGCAGAGGAAATTATTACCCTACTTAGGGATAAGTGTTTTTTATCTGTGGATATTCAGGATAGATTGTTGAATTATATAAAAGATGGGGAATCGAATTCACAATTACCAATTGAAATTTTAGCAGATGCTTTGGATAGAGATGAAGAGACATCCTAA
- the LOC107433038 gene encoding uncharacterized protein LOC107433038 has translation MEDQLNSRAHYVQDNDDDDPPTLSSHALAALREFLTEQTNSTSEVTRDSAGPGDSSSPAPVALVSEDWRLSQFWYDRQTAETIAQEVITLCQMGSSDLGSNPPRVACIACPTLYAYLKNIDPGINVQLLEYDNRFEQYGSDFTFYDYNQPEELPLELKHGFHVIVADPPYLSKECLEKVARTISFLAQSGESYLLLLTGEVQKDRAAELMGLYPCGFRPQHSNKLGNEFRLFTNYDPRMRLGGREQEK, from the exons ATGGAAGACCAACTGAATTCCCGAGCCCACTACGTCCAAGACAACGACGATGACGATCCTCCAACTCTGAGCTCTCATGCCCTCGCTGCTCTCAGAGAGTTCCTCACCGAGCAAACCAACTCCACCTCTGAGGTTACTCGCGACTCCGCCGGACCCGGAGACTCGTCGTCGCCGGCGCCGGTGGCTCTGGTTTCCGAGGACTGGAGGCTCAGCCAGTTCTGGTACGACCGTCAAACTGCTGAGACGATAGCTCAGGAGGTCATCACTCTCTGCCAAATGGGTTCTTCGGATTTGGGTTCCAACCCTCCGCGCGTGGCTTGCATTGCTTGTCCAACTCTCTATGCCTATCTTAAG AATATTGATCCTGGAATAAATGTGCAACTTCTTGAGTACGACAATCGTTTTGAGCAATATGGGAGTGATTTCACATTTTATGATTATAACCAACCAGAAGAGTTGCCATTGGAATTGAAACATGGTTTCCATGTGATAGTTGCAGATCCTCCTTATCTG AGTAAGGAGTGCTTAGAGAAAGTCGCTCGGACAATTAGTTTTCTTGCACAATCTGGGGAGTCTTACTTGCTTCTACTTACAG GAGAGGTGCAGAAAGATAGAGCTGCTGAGCTCATGGGTTTATATCCTTGTGGTTTTAGGCCTCAACACTCTAACAAACTAGGAAATGAGTTTCGGCTGTTCACGAACTATGATCCCAGGATGAGATTAGGAGGGCGAGAGCAAGAGAAATAG
- the LOC125419558 gene encoding uncharacterized protein LOC125419558, giving the protein MQKATEALKQEMSVVGFFWKPSKDCLAACLEYLKGKGDLEGAVEIIKLVRGKGIVSVDIQERLLNHIKDGESISKVIEILGDAMDGDEETSNVSAVKEGSKSINMLETNV; this is encoded by the coding sequence ATGCAGAAGGCCACTGAAGCTCTAAAACAAGAAATGTCTGTTGTCGGGTTCTTCTGGAAGCCAAGCAAGGATTGTTTGGCTGCTTGTCTGGAATACTTGAAAGGGAAAGGAGATTTGGAGGGAGCAGTAGAGATCATTAAACTAGTTAGGGGTAAGGGTATTGTGTCTGTGGATATTCAGGAGAGATTGTTGAATCATATTAAAGATGGCGAATCGATATCAAAAGTAATTGAAATTTTAGGAGATGCTATGGATGGAGATGAAGAAACTTCCAACGTTTCAGCAGTGAAGGAAGGTAGCAAAAGCATAAACATGCTTGAAACAAATGTCTGa
- the LOC107433029 gene encoding pentatricopeptide repeat-containing protein At2g20710, mitochondrial-like isoform X1, which produces MKNFFGNHFRSQKNLFIGVSFYSTNTNGEISHRNSWNGPMGVLYRQISPIGDPKLSVVPVLDKWVQDGQNVNKSHLVSVIKELRYFGRYKHALEISMWMTDKRYFQLTYGDVAIRLDLIAKVHGVEQAENYFNNVPRQLKSLQIYNALLNCYAHEELVEKAEALMQQMKDMGLARSILAYNALLNLYLKTGSYEKMGNLLHEMEEKGISNDKCTYAIQIGAYAANSDMEGIDKILSRMETDPQVMDWNTYSTAANGCIKAGLVDKALLMLKKSEELILTSRRKSEGFQHILTQYAAIGKKDEVLRLWELYGKQCKVYNRGYISMITSLLKFDDIESAEKIFKEWESQDLNYDNRIPNPLISACCSIGLFEKAESLLKRVIEKGGKPNSRTWHYLATGYFKHNQMQKAAEAIKEEISVAESFSKLSKDCLAACLEYLKGKGDLEGAEEIITLLRDKCFLSVDIQDRLLNYIKDGESNSQLPIEILADALDRDEETS; this is translated from the exons ATGAAGAATTTCTTCGGAAACCATTTTCGTTCCCAAAAGAACTTGTTCATCGGCGTTTCATTTTACTCAACAAATACAAATGGTGAGATTTCACATAGAAATTCCTGGAATGGCCCGATGGGCGTTCTCTACCGTCAGATTTCCCCGATCGGAGATCCTAAGCTCTCCGTCGTTCCGGTTCTCGATAAGTGGGTCCAGGATGGACAAAATGTTAACAAAAGTCATCTAGTGTCAGTGATCAAGGAGCTCAGGTACTTTGGACGATATAAGCACGCTCTTGAG ATATCTATGTGGATGACAGACAAAAGGTACTTTCAGCTTACATATGGTGATGTTGCCATTCGGCTGGACCTGATCGCCAAAGTTCATGGGGTAGAGCAAGCTGAGAATTATTTTAACAACGTTCCAAGACAATTGAAATCCCTTCAGATTTACAACGCTCTCCTCAATTGTTATGCTCATGAAGAACTAGTGGAGAAAGCAGAGGCCCTTATGCAGCAGATGAAGGATATGGGGTTAGCAAGATCAATACTGGCTTATAACGCTTTGCTTAATCTGTATTTAAAAACTGGAAGTTATGAAAAAATGGGCAATCTCTTGCATGAGATGGAGGAGAAGGGCATTAGCAATGACAAATGTACGTATGCCATTCAGATCGGTGCATATGCAGCCAATTCTGATATGGAGGGAATTGACAAAATTCTGTCAAGGATGGAAACTGATCCCCAAGTTATGGATTGGAATACTTATTCAACTGCAGCAAATGGATGTATAAAAGCTGGGCTTGTGGATAAAGCTTTGTTAATGTTAAAGAAATCGGAGGAACTGATATTAACTTCTAGGAGAAAGTCTGAAGGCTTTCAACACATTCTTACACAATACGCTGCAATAGGGAAGAAGGATGAGGTGTTAAGATTATGGGAACTTTACGGTAAGCAGTGTAAGGTATATAATCGAGGTTATATAAGCATGATAACCTCTCTACTGAAGTTTGATGACATTGAAAGTGCTGAGAAAATCTTTAAGGAGTGGGAATCCCAGGATTTAAACTATGATAACCGCATCCCAAACCCTTTGATTAGTGCTTGTTGCAGTATAGGTCTTTTTGAAAAGGCTGAAAGCCTTTTAAAACGGGTAATAGAAAAGGGGGGAAAACCGAATTCAAGGACATGGCACTATTTGGCAACAGGGTATTTTAAACATAATCAAATGCAGAAGGCCGCTGAAGctataaaagaagaaatttctgTTGCCGAGTCATTCTCGAAGCTTAGTAAGGATTGTTTGGCTGCTTGTCTGGAATACTTGaaaggaaaaggagatttggAGGGAGCAGAGGAAATTATTACCCTACTTAGGGATAAGTGTTTTTTATCTGTGGATATTCAGGATAGATTGTTGAATTATATAAAAGATGGGGAATCGAATTCACAATTACCAATTGAAATTTTAGCAGATGCTTTGGATAGAGATGAAGAGACATCCTAA
- the LOC107433028 gene encoding pentatricopeptide repeat-containing protein At4g21705, mitochondrial encodes MNFCSHFRSQNLLGLSFYSTSTKTAFPRKSWNGSLGALYRKISKIEDPKAMPSIFPVLDKWILDGRVVDRSSLLGFIKEFRRIRRYNHALQRSPQLLCSFRTSGESRGPYAADEGYCYGKMDNLLHEIEEKGIVKNKFTYTIQISAYAVKSDVEGIHKILAEMETDPKVLDWSAYSTAASGCIKAGLVDKALLMLKKSEELVLTAEKKHCSPEHILTQYAAIGKKDEVLRLWNVTISS; translated from the exons ATGAATTTCTGCAGCCATTTTCGTTCGCAAAACTTGTTGGGCCTCTCGTTTTACTCAACAAGTACGAAAACTGCATTCCCTAGAAAATCATGGAATGGCTCACTAGGGGCTCTCTACCGTAAGATTTCCAAAATCGAAGATCCTAAGGCTATGCCTTCCATCTTTCCGGTTCTCGACAAGTGGATCCTCGATGGCCGAGTGGTTGACAGAAGTAGTCTCTTGGGTTTCATTAAGGAGTTCAGGCGCATTCGACGCTATAACCACGCTCTTCAG CGCTCTCCTCAATTGTTATGTTCGTTCAGAACAAGTGGAGAAAGCAGAGGCCCTTATGCAGCAGATGAAGGATATTG TTATGGAAAAATGGACAATCTCTTGCATGAGATCGAAGAGAAGGGCATTGTCAAGAACAAATTTACATATACAATTCAGATCAGTGCATATGCAGTGAAATCTGATGTGGAGGGAATCCACAAGATTCTCGCAGAGATGGAAACTGATCCTAAAGTTTTGGATTGGTCTGCTTATTCAACTGCAGCAAGTGGATGTATAAAAGCTGGGCTTGTGGACAAAGCTTTGTTAATGTTAAAGAAATCAGAGGAACTGGTATTAACTGCGGAGAAAAAACACTGTAGCCCTGAGCACATTCTCACACAATACGCTGCAATAGGGAAGAAAGATGAAGTATTAAGATTATGGAACGTTACAATAAGCAGTTGA